Within the Agromyces atrinae genome, the region CGCCGCGCTCCGCAGCGCCGTCGACGGCTCGCTCGCGCGCCTCGGTGTCTCCCGCATCGACATCCTCTTCCTCGGCGACGACGTGAACGTCCCGCTGGAAGACAGCCTCGGCGAGGCCGAGCGGCTGATCTCCGCCGGCAAGGTCGGACTGATCGCGGCGGCCGACTTCACGGCCGACCGTCTGTTGGAGGCACGCATCCTGGCGTCGGTCGGCCTCCCGCGATTCCACGCACTGCGCACGCGGTACAACCTCGTCCAGCGTCGGGCTTTCGAGGGCGAGCTCGAACTCGTCGCGCGCGGTCAGGACCTGCCCGTGTTCGCGAGCTTCCCGCTCGCCGGGGGATATCTCGCCGGCCCGGAACGCGACCGCGTCGCCGCTCGCATCGACCCGAACGCCGAACGACTCGCCCGGCACCCGGGGCGCCGCGGTCACCGCGTGCGGGCCGCCGTGGCTCGTATCGCCGACGATCGCGGTGTCGCGCCGGCATCCATCGCTCTCGCGTGGCTCCTGGCCCGCCGCGCGGTCTACGCGCCCGTCATGAACGCCACGCGACCCGCGCACGCCGACGCACTGCTCGGCGCTGCGATGATCCGACTGACGCGTGGCGACATGGTCGACCTGGATCGCGCCTCGGCTTAGCGCGGCACGAATTCCGGCTCCGACAGTGTTGGCCGGATAGTCGAATCCTTCTTGACGACCATCCGGCCAACTCCGACGGGCGCTGAGCGCCTTCGGGATCGTCGGTGCTAGGGTTCACCGGCTGTTTTTTCACCGGCCGACCGACCGGAGATGAACTCCGTCGTGCCAACCGGGGAGGAGGGGTCAGGCCCATGCGAGCCCTGCAGCCCCCGGTGTCATTACCAGTGTTTTGGGGACGTCACGGGTAACGACATGCCGACTATAGCACCGGCATATGAGGGGCTGTCCAGCATTTCTGAGGAAGTATCGACTTCGGATTTCACTGCCTCGGCGCCTCTCCTGTCGGGCTGGCATAGGGTGGACAGGATGAACGGCGCCGTCGACTTTCCACTCGAGAGAGCAGAGCTCTCCTTCCGTGCGGCGGGCGATTCGCTCGTTCGTCGCAGCGTCCTCCCGAGCGGGGTCCGTATCCTCAGTGAGCAGGTGCCCGGCGCGAGGAGCGCGACCATCGGTTTCTGGGTCGCCGTGGGCTCCCGCGACGAGCAGCCGGCCGACGCGCGACACCCGTCGACCTTCGGTTCGACGCACTTCCTCGAGCACCTCCTCTTCAAGGGCACGCAGAAGCGCACCGCGCTCGACATCGCCGTCTCGTTCGACGCCGTGGGTGGCGAACACAACGCGATGACGGCCAAGGAGTACACCTGCTACTACGCGAAGGTGCAGGACCGCGACCTCCCGATGGCCGTCGAGGTGCTCGCTGACATGTTCACATCGTCGCTCCTCGATCGCGACGAGTTCGAGAACGAGCGCGACGTCATCCTCGAAGAGATCGCCATGGCGGGCGACGACCCCGCCGATGCCGCCAACGAGCGCTTCTTCGAAGCCGTGCTGGGCGGCCACCCGCTCGGGCGCCCGATCGGCGGCAGTCCCGAGACCATCCGCGCGGTCACGCGCGACGCCGTGTGGGACCACTACGGCGAGAACTACCGACCCAACGACCTCGTCGTCACGGTCGCGGGCGCCGTCGACCACGATGCGCTCGTCGCCGCCGTGACCACGCACCTCGAGGGGGCCGGCTGGGACCTCGGCATCGCGGCCTCGCCCGTGCCCCGCCGCAACAACCAGCCCGCCGACATCGTGCGCGGCTCGGCCATCTCGATCACGCAGAAGCCCATCGAGCAGGTCAACCTCTATCTCGGTACGACGGGTCTCGTCGCGACCGACGAACGTCGCGTCACGATGAGCGTCCTCAACGCCATCTTCGGCGCGGGCATGTCGTCGCGCCTCTTCCAGGAGATCCGCGAGCGGCGCGGTCTCGCGTACTCGGTCTATTCCTTCGCCCCGGCCTACTCCGATGCGGGGCTCTTCGGTCTCTACGCGGGGTGTGCCCCGGCGAAGGCCGGGCAGGTCGCCGAACTCATGCTCGACGAGCTGCGCACCCTCGCCCGCGACGGAGTGACGCCCCTCGAGATCGAGCGAGCAGCGGGGCAACTCGGAGGCGCATCCGCCCTCGCCCTCGAAGACAGCGACACGCGCATGTCTCGGCTCGGCCGCGCCGAGATCACGCTCGGCGAGTTCGCCGATCTCGACGAAGGACTCCGCCGGATCGCTCGCGTCACCCCCGACGACGTGCGTGCGCTCGCGCAGAGCATCGTCGACCGACCGTTCTCCCTCGCCGCAGTCGGTGCCACGAGCGCCGACGTCTTCGCGAACGTCGTCGACGTTGCGACGCCGACAGACGACGCCGCCTGACCGGGCGTCGAACGACAGGAAAGGGTCATCGTGCCCCACTACCTCTACCTCGTCCGTCACGGCGAGCAGCTCGACGCCGAGCACGGCCTGCCCGACGGACCGCTCTCGCCCCGCGGGCGACGCCAGGCGCAGTACCTCGCCGAACGACTCGGCGGCGTGCCCTTCGACGCGGCCTACCACTCGCCCCTGCAGCGGGCGAGCGAGACGGCGGCGATCATCGCCGAGAAGATGCCCGCGCTCACACCCGAGCCGTCGGCTCTGCTCTTCGACTGCATCCCCTCCGGGCCCGCCCCGGAGACGCCATCGGTCTACGACCCCTTCTTCGGTTCCTTCACGGAGGAGGAGTTCGAGGCCGGTCGTGCGCAGATGGAGGACGCCGTCGGCGAGTTCCTCCGATCGCACCGTGAGGAGCGCCACGACCTCCTCATCACCCACAACTTCGTCATCGCGTGGTTCGTGCGCGAGATGCTCGGAGCGCCCGCCTGGCGTTGGGTATCGATCAATCAGGCGAACTGCGGACTCACGGTGCTCCACCAGAAGCCGGGCCGCCCGTGGAACCTCGTCGTGCACAACGACCTCGCGCACCTTCCGCCCGAGATGCGGACGGGCATGCCGGAGAAGCTCGCCTTCTGATCGGGCCTCAGTCCGCCGCGAGCCGCTTGCCGTACCAGTGGGTGGCGTTGGGGTTGGCGTTGTACGGCTCGATCTCGGCGTAGCCGGTCGAGCGGTAGAGCCCTCCCGCCGCGGCGAGGCTCTCGTTGGTGTCGAGCACGACGAACTCGGCGCCGAGCGATCGCGCGCGACGCTCGAGTTCGGCGAGCAGCAGGCGGCCGTAGCCGCGGCCGCGCGAGTCGGGGTGCACCCAGAGGTGCTTGACCTCGAAGCGCACGAGCAAGTCGTCGGCGCGCTGCACGCGGCGCACGCCGCCGCACCCGGCCGTCGGTGAGTCGTCGTCCGATGCCACGAGGAAGACCCCGGCGGGAGGGACGAACTGCGCGGGCGCCGGGTAGGTGGGGGAGTAGGCGCCCTGGGACGCCGGGAAGCCCGCCGCGCGTTCGGCGAAGTAGGCGCCCAGCAGCTCCTGCACGACCGGGTCGTCGACTGGTCGGTTCTCGAATCGCAGCATGCCGACAGCCTAGGCCGCGGCGCGGTTGCTAGGGTTTCCAGGTGACCACCTCCATCGCCGTCGTCGGCATCACCGGCACCATGGGCCGCCTCGTCGAGGCCCTCATCGAGAGGTCGGACGACCTCTCCCTCCACGCCGGACTGCGGTCGACGAGCTCTCTCGACGAGATGCTCGGTGCCGATGTGGTCATCGATCTGACCCACCCCGGCGCGAGTCAGGCCGTCGTCGAGTTCGCGGTCGACCACGACATCCCCCTCGTGGTCGGCACGTCGGGCTGGTCGCGTGACCGCATCGCGACGATCGAAGCGCGTCGTCGTGCTGCCGAGTCCTCGGCCGGGGTGCTGTTCATCCCGAACTTCTCGGTCGGCAGCGTGCTCGGCACGACCCTCTCGGCACTCGCCGCCCCCTACTTCGACTCGATCGAGATCCTCGAGGCGCATCACGCCGGCAAGATCGACTCTCCCTCGGGCACGGCCGTGCGCACGGCCGAGCGCATCGGCGAGGCCCGCTCCGGGGTCGGCCCCGTCGCGGCGCCGCACACCGACCAGCGCGCTCGCGGTCAGCAGGTGTCGGGCGTACCCGTGCACAGCATGCGGCTCGCGGGCGTGCTCGCCCGGCAGGACGTCGTCTTCGGCGGCACGGGGGAGACCCTCACGATCACGCACTCGACGCTCTCGGCGAGTTCGTACGAGTCCGGCATCCTCCTCGCCCTCGCAGCGGCGCGGAACGAGACGGGGGTCGTCGTCGGCCTCGACCGGCTGCTCGGCCTCGACGCGATCGGCCCCCGAGGCTCGGACCCCGCGTGACGACTCGCATCCTCGTCGCCGTCATGGCGGCGCTCCTCGGCATCTACCTCGTCCTCGTCGGATGGCGCGCCGTGCAGCTCGTCGCGACCGGTGAGCCCGTCGCGATCGGCATGGGCGTCGCCCTCGTCGTGCTGCCCGTCATCGCCGTCTGGTTCGTGGGCCGCGAGATCATCTTCGGCATGTCGTCGACGAGGCTCGTCCGTCGCCTCGAGGCCGAGGAAGGTCCGGCCCTCGCCGACCTCCCGCGACTGCCGAGCGGGCGACCCGAGCGCGCGGCATCGGACGCCGCGTTCCCGGCTCGACGAGCGGATGTCGAGGAGCACCCCGACGACTGGCGGGCCTGGCTCCGCCTCGGTCTGGCCTACGACGCGTCGGGCGACCGCCGTCGTGCTCGCGCCGCCGTTCGGCGTGCGATCCAACTCGACCGCGCGTCGGCCTGATCTGCCCAGGGCGAACACCGGCATTCGGGCTGCTCTGCTCGGATAGATTCGTCACAACGCGACAACGAAACGGAGCACGACATGGCCGAACCGACACTGACGCCCAGTGTTTTTGACCGCCTGCTGAAGGACCGCATCATCTGGCTCGGTTCCGAGGTGCGCGACGACAACGCGAACGAGATCGCGGCGAAGCTCCTCCTCCTCGCCGCCGAGGACTCGGAGCGTGACATCTACCTCTACATCAACTCGCCCGGTGGCTCGATCACCGCGGGCATGGCGATCTACGACACGATGCAGTTCGTCCCGAACGACATCGTCACCGTGGGCATCGGCATGGCGGCCTCGATGGGGCAGCTGCTCCTCACGGCCGGCACGAAGGGCAAGCGATACATCACCCCGAACGCACGCGTCCTCCTCCACCAGCCGCACGGTGGCTTCGGTGGAACCGCGAGCGACATCCAGACCCAGGCGCAGCTCATCCTCGACATGAAGAAGAGGCTCGCCGAGATCACCGCGGCTCAGACCGGCAAGTCGGTCGAGCAGGTCAACGCCGACGGTGACCGCGACCGCTGGTTCACCGCGCAGGAGGCGCTCGAGTACGGCTTCGTCGACCACATCCGCGAGTCGGCGAGCGACGTCGCCGGCGGCGGCGGAACCGAGCAGGCGTAGGCGCGAGAGAAGAGAGAAGACAGAGAATGAACATCCCCTCCTTCGGTGGCACCGCCTTCAACGGCGCCGAGGCACCAAGCTCGCGGTACATCCTGCCGAGCTTCGAAGAGCGCACGGCCTACGGATACAAGCGCCAGGACCCCTACGCGAAGCTCTTCGAAGACCGCATCATCTTCCTCGGTGTGCAGGTCGACGACGCGTCGGCCGATGACATCATGGCTCAGCTGCTCGTGCTCGAGTCGATGGACCCCGACCGCGACATCATCATGTACATCAACTCGCCCGGTGGTTCGTTCACCGCGATGACGGCGATCTACGACACGATGCAGTACATCCGCCCGCACGTCATGACGGTCGTGCTCGGACAGGCCGCCTCCGCTGCAGCCGTGCTCGCCGCCGCGGGCACGCCGGGCAAGCGTCTCGCTCTCCCGAACGCCCGCATCCTCATCCACCAGCCCGCGGTGGGCGAGGCGGGGCGCGGCCAGGCCTCCGACATCGAGATCCAGGCGGCCGAGATCATGCGCATGCGCGGATGGCTCGAGCAGACGCTCTCGAATCACTCGAACCGCTCGGTCGAACAGGTCAACTCCGACATCGATCGCGACAAGATCCTCTCCGCTCAGGAGGCGCTCGAGTACGGTCTGATCGACCAGGTCCTCTCGTCGCGTAAGAGCGTCCCGGCCCTCGTCAAGTAGGTCCTCGTCGAAGGCGGATGTCGCTTACTGCGGCATCCGCCTTCGTCGTCCGCCGCGCCGGTAGCCGCCCATCACGCCCCGGTGTCGGTATCACGGGTTAGGCTCGGAGTACTGCACATCCTGGGAGGCTCAGATGGCTCGAATCGGTGAGAGCGCCGACCTGCTCAAGTGCTCGTTCTGCGGAAAGAGCCAGAAGCAGGTGCAACAACTCATTGCCGGGCCCGGCGTGTACATCTGCGACGAGTGCGTCGAACTGTGCAACGAGATCATCGAAGAGCGACTCGCCGAAGCCGGCGAAGAGGCGACGAGCGAGTTCGACCTTCCTAAGCCGAAAGAGATCTTCTCCTTCCTCGGCGAGTACGTCATCGGCCAGGAGGCCGCGAAGCGCGCTCTCGCCGTCGCGGTCTACAACCACTACAAGCGTGTTCGCGCTCGCGCAGCGCTCGGCCCCGCCGAAGCGGTGCGCGACGACATCGAGATCGCGAAGTCGAACATCCTCCTCATCGGGCCGACGGGGTGCGGCAAGACGTATCTCGCCCAGACGCTCGCGAAGCGACTCAACGTGCCGTTCGCCGTCGCTGACGCGACGGCGCTCACCGAGGCCGGGTACGTCGGTGAAGACGTCGAGAACATCCTCCTGAAGCTCATCCAGGCCGCCGACTACGACGTCAAGCGTGCCGAGACGGGCATCATCTACATCGACGAGGTCGACAAGATCGCCCGCAAGGCCGAGAACCCGTCGATCACTCGCGACGTCTCGGGCGAGGGCGTGCAGCAGGCGCTGCTCAAGATCCTCGAGGGAACGGTCGCCTCGGTGCCGCCGCAGGGCGGTCGCAAGCACCCGCATCAGGAGTTCATCCAGATCGACACGACGAACGTGCTGTTCATCGTCGCCGGTGCGTTCGCGGGTCTCGAAGACATCATCTCGTCGCGGGCGGGCAAGCGCGGCATCGGCTTCGGTGCCCCCCTGCACAACAAAGAAGACGAGGCGACCATCTTCAGCGAGGTCCTCCCGGAAGACCTGCACAAGTTCGGTCTCATCCCCGAGTTCATCGGTCGCCTTCCCGTCGTCACGACCGTCACACCGCTCGACCAGGAGGCTCTCATGGAGATCCTGACCGAGCCGAAGAACGCCCTCATCAAGCAGTACCAGCGCATGTTCGAGATCGACGGCGTCGAGCTCGAGTTCGATCGTGAGGCGATCGAGGCAATCGCCGACCTCGCGGTGCTACGCCAGACGGGTGCCCGCGGTCTCCGAGCGATCATGGAAGAGGTGCTCGGACCGATCATGTTCGAGGTGCCGTCGAGTGACGACGTCGCTCGCGTCGTCGTGACGCGGGCGAGCGTGCTCGACAACGCCGCGCCGACGATCGTGCCGATCCAGCAGCGTCGAGAAGAGAAGTCGGCCTAAGCGCCGCCGCACTCCCGGTCCCGACCATCCTCCAGACCATCGTCGCCGGCGTCATCGCCGCGATCACCGGCTTCGCGAGCTCGTTCGCACTCGTCATCGCGGGCCTGCACGCCGTCGGCGCGACCGACGCCCAGGCCTCCTCGGGGCTCTTCGCCCTGTGCCTCGTCGTGGGTGTCGTCTGCATCGTGCTGCCCCTGTGGCTGCGTGTGCCCGTCTCGTTCGCCTGGTCGACGCCCGGTGCCGCGCTCCTCGTCGCGGCGGCCGGCACGACGGGCGACTTCGGAGCCGCTATCGGCGCCTTCCTCGTCTGCGGCGCCCTCATCGTCGTGTGTGCGCTGTGGCCGGCCCTCGGGCGGGCCATCACGCGCATCCCGAAGCCCATCGCGAGTGCCATGCTCGCCGGCATCCTCTTCCCGATCTGCCTCGCGCCGGTGACGGCGGCGATCGAGCAGCCGTGGGTCGCGGTCCCGATGATCCTGGTGTGGCTCCTGCTCGTCCGGCTCGCGCCGCGGTGGGCGGTCCCCGCCGCAATGCTCGTCGCCGCGATCGGCATCGGCGTGATCGCCGGCCCCTCGGCCTTCACGGGCGACGCCATCGTGCCGCGACTCGAGTTCGTCGCACCGGTCTTCGACCCGTTCGTGATCGTCAGCCTCGGTGTTCCGCTCTTCATCGTGACGATGGCGGGGCAGAACGTGCCGGGCTTCGCCGTCCTCTCGACGTTCGGCTACTCGCCCGCTCCGCGACCCGTGCTCCTCGCGTCGGGCGCGGCGACCGTCGGCGGTGCCCTCTTCGGCGGCCACGCGGTGAACCTCGCCGCGATCACGGCGGCGATCATGGCGAGCCCCGAGGCGAATCCCGATCCGGCGAAGCGCTGGGTCGCAACCCTGACGAGCGGCGTCGGCTACATCGTGCTGGGGCTCGGCGCCGGCGTCGCGACGGCCCTCGTGACCGCGTCGCCGCCGATCATCATCACGGCGGTCGCGGGTCTCGCCCTGCTCGGCGCGCTCACGACCTCGATCGGTGCCGCGCTCGATGACGCCCGCCACCGTCTGACGGCGATCGCGACGTTCCTCGTCACGGCGTCCGGCGTCGCCGTGGCGGGCATCGGTTCGGCGTTCTGGGGCCTCGTCGTCGGCGGGATCGTCATGCTGTGGACGACGCGACGCCCCCGTACAGAGCCAGACGCCTGACGCGTCGACCCTCGACGCATCGACAATCGCCGTTCGTGTCGAGAATCGCCGTCAGAGTGGCGACTCTCGACACGAACGGCGATCGTCGGTGAAGCGAATGCTCAGGCGAGGTCGTCGTCGGTGCGAGCGCCGAAGACGATCTCGTCCCAGCTCGGCATCGAGGCGCGACCCTTGCGTGCCGCTGCGCGAGGCGAGGACGACGCCGCCGGGTCGGTCGAGCTCGCCGAGACGCCCTTGCCGCCCCAGAGCGCGGCAGACGCCTGGCGAGCCGTCGGAGCCTGTTCCTCGGTCGACGGAGTCTCGTCGTCGAACGTGTCGAGCGGCACCTCGGTCGTGGTCTGGGCAGGCGTGGCGGGCGTGTGCACGGCGGGCGTGAGGGCCTCGCGCTCACCGCGGCGACGGCGGAGCGCCTCGAGCAGGTCGGCGGTCTCGCTCAGGTTCTGCTTGGGCTCTTCGGCGCGCTTGATCGCGGCATCCGATGCGGCGTTGGTCGAGCTGCGGCCGTAGGGGATCGGCTCGAACTGGGGCGCCGTGTCGGAGGCGGAGCTCTCATCGTCGGCGAAGGTGAACGCGCCGCTGTCGAAACGCGACTCGTCCGACGATCCGTCGGAGCCCACCGCGCGCAGGCGGGGGATCAGTCCTCCTTTGACGTCGCCCTGCTGAGAGAGCGTGATCGCCTCGGAGTTGATGGGCTGGAGGGCGTTCTTCCGCGGCTCGAAGCCCCAGCGTGCGTCGTGGTCGATCTCGTCGGCCGTGAACTCGAGCTTGATGATCCAGCCGCGCTCCTCGTCCTTCCAGCTCGCCCAGCGCTCGCCCGACGCGTCGAGACGGGCCAGTCGTTCGCGGATGACGGTGCCGAACGTCGACGAGTCGTCGGCCGGGTCGATGTCGTGGCCGACGTGCACGGGCACGCCGAGCGCCGAGGTCACCATGTGTTCGCGTTCGGCGAGCACCGGGCCCTCGAAGCGTTCGATGTCCTCGACATCCGCTCCCGTCACCGCTGCGACCTCCTCGGCGGAGAGTCCGGCGCGGATGTGCGCCTGGATCTCACGCGGTGAGAGCCGCGGCCCATGGCTCTTGTCCGTCTTCGCCTGACGAAGCCGCGACTGCAGCACTTCATCGATGGCGATCCGGAATCGCGCGCCTTCATCGGACGCCGCGACGAGCGCGCCGTTTTCGACTCCGATTACCTTCAACTCCTGCATCGCGGAAGCCCCTTCTCGGTCTCTTCTGCCGCCAGGATGTCATGCCGAACGCCCCCGGACGGGGAATAGACCGGGCGCGCCGGAAGTTGCATGTGAGCGCGGTCGACGGGGTTTGCTATTCCCCGGTGATTGATGCAGACTATGGCCGCCGATCTTCGGCTCAGATGGAATGGATGGTAATGGCAACCGACTATGACGCCCCCCGTAAGACCGACGACGACTCCGAGTCGATCGAGGCTCTGAAGGAGCGTGTTCCCGACAAGATGTCGGGTGTGGTCGATGTCGACGACGCCGACAACCCGGGTGGATTCGACCTTCCGGGCGCAGATCTCTCCGACGTCGAGCTCGACGTCGTGGTGCTGCCCCCGCAGGCCGACGAGTTCACCTGCGTGAACTGCTTCCTCGTGAAGCACCGCTCGCAGATCGACCACGAGACGAAGCTCGGGGCGATCTGCCTGGAGTGCGCCGCCTAGGCGTTCCCCGCACTCGACTCTGGCCGTCGCGATCCATTGATCGCGGCGGCCAATTCGTTGGGCTTCCGCGACGAGATGAGCCAGTAGGGCGTCGGATCCTTCGGGTCGACGATCTCCACCCGCACGACGTCGCTCACCCAGCCCCTGATCATCAGGAAGGCGCGGACGTCGAGACGGCGTCCGCGTTCGGCGCTCGCCTCGGTGCCAGCGAAGCCCACGGCCTCGCCCGTGAACTCGAGCGGGATGCTCGCTTTCGCGGCACGCAGTTCACCGCCCGACACCTCGACGACGGGGGAGGCGAGGAGCAGCAGCCCGGCCACGCCGAGGTACAGCACGACCCCCGTGATGATGCCCGCGGGCAGGCTGATGGGGGCGAGGACGAGGATGCTCGCAGGGATGAGGAGTCCGGTGATGATGAACATCCAGGGCGTCGCCCAGAGTCGCTCGCGGTAATCAGGCATGGGTCTATTCGATCAGACTTCTGCACTAACCTCGTCACGTGACCGAATCCGTCGACGTCCTCATCACGGCCGACCGCCTCCCTTCTTATGCGCACCCCGGTGATGCCGGGGCCGACCTGCACGCCGCGGAGTCGCTCGTGCTCGAGCCCGGTGAGCGCGCGACCGTCGGAACGGGCGTCTCGATCGCCCTCCCCGACGGCTATGTCGCGTTCGTCGTCCCGCGGAGCGGCCTCGCGTTCAAGCACGGCATCACGATCGTGAACGCGCCGGGCACGGTCGATGCCGGCTATCGCGGTGAGATCAAGGTCTCGCTGCTCAACACCGATGCGCGTGAGGCCTACTCGATCAGCGTCGGCGACCGCATCGCCCAGGTCATCGTCATGCCGGTGAGCCGCGCACGCTTCGTGCCCGTCGATCGCCTGCCGGGCAGTGAGCGCGGCGAGGGCGGATTCGGCTCCACCGGATTCAGTGAGAGCAAGTCAGGAGTTTCAGCGTGAGCGAGATTGAGAACGAGGGCGTGTCCGACGCGCCCGTCGAGTACCCGAAGTCGGCCCCCGAAGACCGCGAGACCGCCGGTCCGCTCGACGATTCCGAGGCGAACCCGGTCCGCCCGTACGTCGACCTCGGCGGAGTGAAGGTCCTCCCGCGCGAGGGCCTGCACCTCCGCCTCGAGGTCGAAGAGGGCTCCAAGCGTGTCGTCGCCGTGGGCCTCGACTACGCGAACTCGACCCTGCAGGTGCAGCCGTTCGCCGCGCCGCGCTCGAGCGGGCTGTGGCACGAGATCCGCGACCAGATCGCGGAGCAGATCTCGCGTCAGGGCGGAACGACGACGGTGCGCGAGGGAGCCTTCGGCCCCGAGCTGCTCGCGCAGATCCCCGTGGCGTCGACCGATGGTTCGGCCGGCCACATGCGCCTCGCGCGCTTCATCGGCGTCGACGGCCCCCGCTGGTTCCTCCGCGGCGTGATCGCCGGAGCAGCCGCTGTCGAGCCGTCCGCGGCCGAGA harbors:
- a CDS encoding DUF3710 domain-containing protein, which produces MSEIENEGVSDAPVEYPKSAPEDRETAGPLDDSEANPVRPYVDLGGVKVLPREGLHLRLEVEEGSKRVVAVGLDYANSTLQVQPFAAPRSSGLWHEIRDQIAEQISRQGGTTTVREGAFGPELLAQIPVASTDGSAGHMRLARFIGVDGPRWFLRGVIAGAAAVEPSAAEKIEDLFRSIVVVRGSTPMPPRDLIPLRMPAAAGSAEAAPA
- the dut gene encoding dUTP diphosphatase, which codes for MTESVDVLITADRLPSYAHPGDAGADLHAAESLVLEPGERATVGTGVSIALPDGYVAFVVPRSGLAFKHGITIVNAPGTVDAGYRGEIKVSLLNTDAREAYSISVGDRIAQVIVMPVSRARFVPVDRLPGSERGEGGFGSTGFSESKSGVSA